Proteins encoded by one window of Cervus canadensis isolate Bull #8, Minnesota chromosome 18, ASM1932006v1, whole genome shotgun sequence:
- the CHST6 gene encoding carbohydrate sulfotransferase 6 has protein sequence MWLRRVSSTAVTALLLAQTGLLLFLVSRPRLPPPASGEERVHVLVLSSWRSGSSFVGQLFSQHPDVFYLMEPAWHVWAALSQGSALALHMAVRDLVRSVFLCDMDVFDAYLPWRRNLSDLFQWAESRALCSPPACSAFPRGAISSEAVCKPLCARRPFGLAQEACRSYSHVVLKEVRFFNLEVLYPLLSDPALRLRIVHLVRDPRAVLRSREQTAKALARDNGIVLGTNGKWVEADPELRVVREVCRSHVRIAEAATRKPPPALRGRYRLVRFEDLARAPLPEIRELYAFAGLSLTPQLEAWIHNITHGVGPGARREAFKTTSRDALNVSQAWRHALPFAKIRRVQELCAGALQLLGYRPVFSEDEQRDLSLDLVLPRGPSSFSWASSTAERPGP, from the coding sequence ATGTGGCTGCGGCGCGTCTCCAGCACGGCGGTGACCGCGCTCCTGCTAGCGCAGACCGGCCTCCTGCTCTTCTTGGTCTCCCGGCCCAGACTGCCGCCCCCGGCGAGCGGCGAGGAGCGCGTGCACGTGCTGGTGCTGTCCTCGTGGCGCTCGGGCTCGTCCTTCGTGGGCCAGCTCTTCAGTCAGCACCCCGACGTCTTCTACCTGATGGAGCCCGCGTGGCACGTGTGGGCCGCCCTGTCGCAGGGCAGCGCCCTGGCGCTCCACATGGCGGTACGCGACCTGGTGCGTTCCGTCTTCCTCTGCGACATGGACGTGTTCGACGCCTACCTGCCATGGAGGCGCAACCTGTCGGACCTCTTCCAGTGGGCGGAGAGCCGGGCGCTGTGCTCGCCGCCCGCCTGCAGCGCCTTCCCGCGCGGCGCCATCAGCAGCGAGGCGGTGTGCAAGCCGTTGTGCGCGCGGCGGCCCTTCGGCCTGGCGCAGGAGGCCTGCCGCTCCTACAGCCACGTGGTGCTCAAGGAGGTGCGCTTCTTCAACCTGGAGGTGCTCTACCCGCTGCTCAGCGACCCCGCGCTCCGCCTGCGCATCGTGCACCTGGTGCGCGACCCGCGCGCCGTGCTGCGCTCGCGCGAGCAGACGGCCAAGGCGCTGGCGCGCGACAACGGCATCGTGCTGGGCACCAACGGCAAGTGGGTGGAGGCCGACCCGGAGCTGCGCGTGGTGCGGGAGGTGTGCCGCAGCCACGTGCGCATCGCCGAGGCGGCCACGCGCAAGCCGCCGCCCGCCCTGCGCGGCCGCTACCGCCTGGTGCGCTTCGAGGACCTGGCGCGGGCGCCGCTGCCCGAGATCCGAGAGCTGTACGCCTTCGCGGGCCTGAGCCTCACGCCGCAGCTCGAAGCCTGGATCCACAACATCACGCACGGCGTCGGGCCCGGCGCGCGCCGCGAGGCCTTCAAGACCACGTCGAGGGACGCGCTCAACGTCTCGCAGGCTTGGCGCCACGCCCTGCCCTTCGCCAAGATCCGCCGTGTGCAGGAGCTGTGTGCTGGCGCGCTGCAGCTTCTGGGCTACCGGCCCGTGTTCTCCGAGGACGAGCAGCGCGACCTCAGCCTGGACCTGGTGCTGCCGCGCGGCCCGAGCAGCTTCAGCTGGGCCTCGTCCACTGCCGAGCGCCCCGGGCCGTAG
- the TMEM170A gene encoding transmembrane protein 170A isoform X1 codes for MEREGSGGSGASAGLLQQILSLKLVPRVGNGTLCPNSTSLCSFPEMWYGVFLWALVTSLFFHVPAGLLALFTLRHHKYGRFMSVSILLMGIVGPITAGILTSAAIAGVYRAAGKEMIPFEALTLGAGQTFCVVVVSFLRILATL; via the exons ATGGAACGCGAGGGGAGCGGCGGCAGCGGGGCGTCGGCAGGGCTCCTGCAGCAGATCCTCAGCCTGAAGCTGGTGCCGCGGGTGGGCAACGGGACGCTGTGCCCCAACTCCACCTCGCTCTGCTCCTTCCCAG AGATGTGGTATGGTGTGTTCCTGTGGGCACTGGTGACTTCTCTGTTCTTTCACGTCCCCGCCGGATTACTGGCCCTCTTCACCCTCAGACATCACAAATATGGTAGGTTCATGTCTGTAAGCATCCTGTTGATGGGCATCGTGGGACCAATTACTGCTGGAATCTTGACAA GTGCAGCAATTGCGGGAGTGTACCGAGCAGCAGGAAAGGAAATGATCCCGTTTGAAGCGCTTACCTTGGGCGCTGGACAGACGTTTTGTGTCGTGGTGGTCTCCTTTTTACGGATTTTAGCTACTCTATAG
- the TMEM170A gene encoding transmembrane protein 170A isoform X2 — MEREGSGGSGASAGLLQQILSLKLVPRVGNGTLCPNSTSLCSFPEMWYGVFLWALVTSLFFHVPAGLLALFTLRHHKYGAAIAGVYRAAGKEMIPFEALTLGAGQTFCVVVVSFLRILATL; from the exons ATGGAACGCGAGGGGAGCGGCGGCAGCGGGGCGTCGGCAGGGCTCCTGCAGCAGATCCTCAGCCTGAAGCTGGTGCCGCGGGTGGGCAACGGGACGCTGTGCCCCAACTCCACCTCGCTCTGCTCCTTCCCAG AGATGTGGTATGGTGTGTTCCTGTGGGCACTGGTGACTTCTCTGTTCTTTCACGTCCCCGCCGGATTACTGGCCCTCTTCACCCTCAGACATCACAAATATG GTGCAGCAATTGCGGGAGTGTACCGAGCAGCAGGAAAGGAAATGATCCCGTTTGAAGCGCTTACCTTGGGCGCTGGACAGACGTTTTGTGTCGTGGTGGTCTCCTTTTTACGGATTTTAGCTACTCTATAG